In one Vibrio sp. VB16 genomic region, the following are encoded:
- a CDS encoding O-antigen ligase family protein — protein sequence MNVNKKIDIINIIHYIPLYWVLSGLFLIHKGDKILVGLILLSIILKISLHILRIQKINVNISKFILIILISTIYSSLSYYLNGYSSSEIRVVTSSFLYFLISAPLYSKVNPKTILITIFISTLSILTITLNVFLIEQSGRSGLPLNAIPYANFLSILALTSLYITALTKEIKYKILSYINIIGLLSCVILTDTRGTWLAILISGIILFFMTLKYLTFKSKKSPFVSIILIFCFCGLSYEHILERYEKTIYEIELVQENKLYTSWGIRLQLWRVGYNIIINSPSLVGLGQTEHITIIQDKFKKDEVTKYLAQFDNKNFHNSYIDRTVKYGFIGLGIFLAFLGYPLYRGLKEKDPRLKIPLVTLPIFISVAALTYVPLSHPGTFFLYIFIMHYYIQASDMAREKANKNSVIID from the coding sequence ATGAACGTAAATAAAAAAATAGATATTATAAATATAATTCATTACATCCCCTTATACTGGGTATTGAGCGGGCTTTTTTTAATTCATAAAGGTGACAAAATATTGGTTGGATTAATATTACTGTCCATTATTTTAAAAATTTCTCTACATATATTACGCATTCAAAAAATTAATGTTAACATTTCAAAATTTATCTTAATTATTTTAATATCGACGATTTATAGCTCTTTGTCTTATTACTTAAATGGCTATAGCTCATCTGAAATAAGGGTGGTAACCTCAAGTTTCTTATACTTTTTGATTTCAGCTCCTTTATATTCAAAAGTAAATCCGAAGACTATTTTGATTACTATATTTATTTCAACTTTAAGCATATTAACAATAACATTAAATGTATTTTTAATCGAACAGTCAGGACGTTCTGGCCTGCCTCTTAACGCAATTCCCTATGCAAACTTTCTTAGTATATTAGCACTAACTAGCCTATACATAACGGCACTCACAAAAGAAATTAAATATAAAATACTAAGTTACATTAACATCATTGGACTTCTATCATGTGTTATTTTAACAGACACGAGAGGCACATGGTTAGCGATATTAATTTCTGGAATAATATTGTTTTTTATGACATTAAAATATCTAACTTTCAAATCAAAAAAATCACCCTTCGTTTCTATTATTCTCATCTTTTGTTTCTGTGGGCTATCTTATGAACATATTTTAGAACGATATGAAAAAACGATATATGAAATAGAGTTGGTACAAGAAAATAAGCTCTATACATCCTGGGGGATTAGGCTTCAACTATGGAGAGTTGGTTATAACATTATAATCAATTCTCCATCTTTAGTTGGACTCGGACAAACAGAACATATTACGATTATTCAAGATAAATTTAAAAAAGATGAAGTTACTAAGTACCTCGCACAATTTGACAACAAAAACTTCCACAATTCCTACATAGATAGAACTGTAAAATACGGGTTCATCGGATTGGGTATTTTCTTAGCTTTCCTGGGATATCCGCTCTATAGAGGCCTCAAAGAGAAAGATCCTCGGTTGAAAATCCCGTTGGTTACACTGCCCATATTTATATCAGTAGCGGCATTGACCTATGTGCCTCTTTCGCACCCTGGTACCTTCTTTTTGTATATTTTTATCATGCACTACTATATACAGGCCTCAGATATGGCGAGAGAGAAAGCCAATAAAAACAGTGTTATTATAGACTAG
- the lpxM gene encoding lauroyl-Kdo(2)-lipid IV(A) myristoyltransferase (LpxM is lauroyl-Kdo(2)-lipid IV(A) myristoyltransferase, an enzyme characterized in Escherichia coli and involved in biosynthesis of the form of lipid A found in that species and some closely related species.), which translates to MKKRQDLDVKAHNPKFQWQFLSPKYFGTWFSVLAASIFSFTPVLFRYLIAKLLANGAIRIKNKANHRARVNLDMCFPNMSTSEKEKILFSAYVTSISYMMSFASLTLRKAKWLESNVSINGFENLQNLTRNNENVILLVPHTWAIDIPAIFFASKGLPVSAMAKKQKNLVSDWLMHKQRVQYGGKIYDRSVGIKPFIKSIRKGYLGYYLPDEDLGPEHSVFVDFFATKKATISGLGKLSTLAKAKIVPLFVSYNGKTGAYQLDIYPALPFPTNSEHEDARMMNKCIEDYVSQKPEQYMWILRLLKTRPNTNVNPYKQ; encoded by the coding sequence ATGAAGAAACGTCAAGATTTGGATGTTAAAGCCCACAATCCTAAATTCCAATGGCAGTTCCTTTCGCCAAAATATTTTGGGACATGGTTCTCTGTGTTAGCAGCATCTATTTTCAGCTTCACCCCTGTATTATTTAGATACCTTATTGCTAAGTTGTTAGCAAATGGGGCTATAAGGATAAAAAACAAAGCAAATCACAGAGCTAGAGTAAATTTAGATATGTGTTTCCCTAATATGTCTACTAGTGAAAAAGAAAAAATTCTTTTTAGCGCCTATGTTACATCTATTTCTTACATGATGAGCTTTGCATCTTTGACACTGAGAAAAGCAAAATGGTTAGAGAGTAACGTATCTATAAACGGCTTCGAGAACCTGCAAAACCTAACACGTAATAATGAAAATGTGATTTTGCTAGTCCCTCATACATGGGCGATCGATATACCTGCAATATTCTTTGCATCAAAGGGGTTGCCGGTTTCAGCGATGGCGAAGAAACAAAAAAACCTAGTCTCTGATTGGTTGATGCACAAACAAAGAGTACAATATGGTGGTAAAATATATGATCGCAGCGTAGGAATAAAGCCATTTATAAAATCAATACGTAAAGGATACTTAGGCTATTATTTACCAGATGAAGACCTAGGGCCTGAACACAGTGTATTCGTGGATTTTTTTGCTACAAAAAAAGCCACTATATCTGGCTTGGGGAAATTATCTACTCTTGCCAAAGCTAAGATTGTTCCATTATTTGTTAGTTATAATGGGAAAACAGGTGCGTACCAGTTAGATATATACCCTGCGTTACCATTCCCAACTAATTCTGAACATGAAGATGCTCGTATGATGAATAAATGTATTGAGGATTATGTTAGTCAAAAACCTGAGCAATATATGTGGATATTGAGGCTTTTAAAAACACGCCCAAACACAAATGTAAACCCTTATAAGCAGTAG
- a CDS encoding Wzz/FepE/Etk N-terminal domain-containing protein, producing MKEILSESKIARSNTAVIDPRDRVENYTDFKGIILTLWKEKWLIVMITSVFTIFAMIYAFTAQEWWSAKAKVVLPQVQDFSNYELQVKNYQPIFDTYQEDGTVLIDDQLNDLVDREELFQMFIRAFNSNFNKKSFLNKNELFQDHKIKIDGSDISEDSLRRVYSGWYKKISATPVYKNDKSEFILSLQSTSKEIALKMLSDYVLFVNEIVHSDALNNLDSKIFSKKNELSQQLFALEKQAKLKIEVEIKRAQFSHEIALAAGVDKPIQNIRGEDIFVIGLGSDALGAKIIALKEMKNLSVIEPRLQQLGAKLDLIQSSKLNRDIKFLTYRFLEEPSQPISRDKPNRLVIIILGLILGSGLSFLIVMMKHILRSNEQ from the coding sequence GTGAAAGAAATATTATCGGAATCAAAAATAGCTAGAAGTAATACGGCTGTTATAGATCCTAGAGATAGAGTGGAAAATTATACTGACTTTAAAGGTATAATATTGACGCTATGGAAAGAAAAATGGCTTATTGTAATGATAACAAGTGTTTTCACTATTTTTGCAATGATTTATGCTTTTACTGCACAAGAATGGTGGTCTGCGAAGGCGAAGGTAGTACTTCCACAAGTTCAAGATTTTTCCAATTATGAATTACAGGTGAAAAATTACCAACCTATTTTTGACACATATCAAGAAGATGGTACGGTTCTCATTGATGACCAACTCAATGATTTAGTAGATCGTGAAGAGCTTTTTCAAATGTTTATCAGAGCATTTAATTCTAATTTTAATAAAAAAAGTTTTTTAAACAAAAATGAGTTATTTCAAGATCATAAAATAAAAATTGATGGAAGCGATATTTCAGAAGATTCTCTGCGTAGAGTTTATAGTGGCTGGTATAAGAAAATATCGGCCACTCCAGTATATAAAAATGACAAAAGCGAATTTATATTAAGCTTACAATCTACCTCTAAAGAAATTGCACTTAAAATGCTGAGTGATTATGTATTGTTCGTCAATGAAATTGTTCATAGCGATGCTCTTAATAATCTTGACTCCAAAATATTTTCTAAAAAAAATGAATTGTCTCAGCAGCTTTTTGCACTTGAAAAACAAGCAAAATTAAAAATTGAAGTAGAAATAAAGCGCGCTCAATTTTCCCATGAAATAGCATTGGCAGCAGGTGTTGATAAACCGATTCAGAATATTAGAGGTGAAGATATATTCGTTATAGGGTTAGGTAGTGATGCTTTAGGTGCCAAAATAATAGCTCTAAAAGAAATGAAGAACTTGAGTGTTATAGAACCAAGATTACAACAACTAGGTGCAAAGTTAGACTTGATACAATCGTCAAAATTGAATAGAGATATTAAATTTCTAACATACAGGTTTTTAGAAGAACCGAGCCAGCCAATTTCTAGAGATAAACCTAACAGGTTAGTCATCATCATACTTGGATTAATATTAGGCAGTGGATTGAGTTTTCTAATCGTAATGATGAAGCATATATTAAGATCAAATGAGCAGTAA
- a CDS encoding Gfo/Idh/MocA family protein, whose amino-acid sequence MIENRKIRIAIVGCGRISKNHFGSIETLSTEFELVAICDNDLKVMEKHSSQYNVPGYLSIDEMLANEKLDVVSLCTPSGLHSRQAIKVAESNVHVITEKPMATKWHDGLAMVSACDAAGVRLFVVKQNRRNSTLQLLKRAVSGKRFGKVHLVHLNVFWTRPQEYYDRAPWSGTWDMDGGAFMNQATHYVDLLHWLFGPVEKIHAITSTNRDIEVEDTGVVNIKWRSGALGSMAVTMCTYPQNLEGSITILGEKGTVRIGGVAVNHIQEWSFEDEREYDSEIENANYQTTSVYGFGHPPYFQNVADVLRGKAEPETDGREGLKSLELLISTYISARDSREVGLPLNL is encoded by the coding sequence ATGATTGAAAATAGAAAAATAAGAATTGCTATTGTTGGTTGCGGTAGAATTTCAAAAAATCATTTTGGAAGTATTGAAACATTAAGTACTGAATTCGAATTGGTGGCTATATGTGATAATGATCTAAAAGTAATGGAAAAACACTCTTCTCAATATAATGTTCCAGGATATCTAAGTATTGATGAAATGCTTGCGAATGAAAAATTAGACGTTGTTTCTCTATGTACGCCTAGTGGCTTACATTCGCGACAAGCTATCAAAGTGGCAGAGTCAAATGTTCACGTAATCACAGAGAAACCTATGGCAACAAAATGGCATGATGGATTAGCCATGGTAAGTGCCTGTGATGCAGCCGGCGTAAGATTATTTGTTGTGAAACAAAATAGACGCAATTCCACTCTACAATTACTGAAAAGAGCAGTGTCTGGCAAGCGATTTGGGAAAGTACACCTTGTACATTTGAATGTGTTTTGGACTAGACCACAAGAATATTATGATCGCGCACCTTGGTCAGGTACCTGGGATATGGATGGTGGGGCATTTATGAACCAAGCCACTCACTATGTTGATTTGCTGCATTGGTTGTTTGGACCAGTAGAAAAAATACATGCTATCACATCAACAAATCGTGATATCGAAGTTGAAGATACTGGAGTAGTAAATATAAAATGGCGAAGTGGTGCACTAGGGTCAATGGCTGTGACTATGTGTACTTACCCTCAGAATTTGGAGGGTTCCATAACCATCCTTGGAGAGAAAGGCACAGTCCGCATTGGGGGTGTTGCAGTAAACCATATTCAAGAATGGTCTTTTGAAGATGAACGAGAGTACGATTCTGAGATTGAGAACGCTAATTACCAAACCACTTCAGTATACGGTTTTGGGCATCCACCATACTTCCAAAACGTAGCAGATGTATTAAGAGGAAAAGCGGAACCAGAAACAGATGGAAGAGAAGGCCTAAAATCATTAGAACTACTAATTAGCACTTATATTTCCGCTAGGGATAGCAGAGAAGTTGGCTTACCGTTAAACTTATAA
- the tviB gene encoding Vi polysaccharide biosynthesis UDP-N-acetylglucosamine C-6 dehydrogenase TviB — protein sequence MKLNKLNIGIVGLGYVGLPLAVEFGKQYPTVGFDLNKHRVDELKSGRDATLECSPEELQEAIHLSYTEKLEDISECNFYVVTVPTPITEENTPDLNPLCRASEALSKVVSKGDTIVFESTVYPGATEEVCIPIIQKLSGLIFNVDFFAGYSPERINPGDKINRLTTITKITSGSTPGVADFVDGVYSSIINAGTHKASSIKVAEAAKVIENTQRDLNIAIINEFAKIFNKLDIDTEEVLKAAGTKWNFLPFKPGLVGGHCISVDPYYLTHKAQEVGYRPEVILAGRRINDGMGEYVATQLVKKLASNKIHIDEAKVLIMGFTFKGDCPDVRNTKIIDVIHELRDFNMSVDVYDDWASKEEVKHEYGIELINELKNGQYDAIVLAVDHSEIKQMGVDKIRSLGKNAHVLYDVKHVLSLNDADIRL from the coding sequence ATGAAATTGAACAAGTTAAATATTGGAATTGTTGGATTAGGCTATGTTGGCCTCCCATTAGCTGTCGAATTTGGCAAACAATACCCTACAGTTGGTTTTGATTTAAATAAACATCGAGTTGATGAATTGAAATCCGGCCGTGATGCGACGCTCGAGTGTTCACCAGAGGAATTGCAAGAAGCAATACATTTATCTTATACAGAAAAACTTGAAGATATAAGTGAATGTAACTTTTATGTTGTTACAGTCCCTACACCAATAACAGAAGAAAACACCCCAGATCTGAATCCTCTTTGTAGAGCTTCAGAAGCATTATCAAAAGTTGTTTCCAAAGGAGATACTATTGTATTTGAATCGACAGTTTATCCTGGAGCAACAGAAGAAGTCTGTATTCCAATAATTCAAAAGTTGTCGGGGTTAATTTTCAACGTTGATTTTTTTGCAGGTTATAGCCCTGAACGTATCAATCCTGGTGACAAAATAAACCGCTTAACTACAATAACTAAAATTACGTCTGGTTCTACTCCAGGCGTAGCTGATTTTGTAGACGGTGTATATTCTTCAATTATAAATGCTGGAACTCATAAAGCTTCCTCAATAAAAGTTGCAGAGGCAGCAAAGGTTATCGAAAATACTCAGCGTGATTTGAATATAGCTATTATCAATGAATTCGCTAAAATATTTAATAAATTAGATATCGATACAGAAGAAGTACTTAAAGCCGCAGGTACCAAATGGAACTTTTTGCCATTCAAACCTGGATTGGTTGGAGGACACTGTATAAGCGTTGATCCTTACTATTTAACTCACAAAGCTCAAGAAGTTGGTTATCGACCTGAAGTGATTCTTGCTGGTCGCCGTATCAACGATGGTATGGGTGAGTATGTTGCTACTCAACTTGTCAAAAAACTGGCAAGCAATAAGATTCATATTGATGAAGCTAAAGTTTTGATTATGGGATTTACCTTTAAAGGTGATTGTCCTGATGTCAGAAATACAAAAATTATCGATGTGATCCATGAACTACGAGATTTTAATATGTCAGTGGATGTTTATGATGATTGGGCATCGAAAGAAGAGGTTAAACATGAATACGGTATTGAACTCATTAATGAACTAAAAAATGGGCAATATGATGCTATAGTTCTCGCGGTAGATCATAGTGAAATTAAACAAATGGGTGTTGACAAGATACGTAGTCTAGGCAAAAACGCACATGTTCTTTATGACGTAAAGCATGTTCTAAGTCTAAATGACGCTGACATCCGTTTGTAA
- a CDS encoding acyltransferase: protein MKYFKHETAIVDDGAQIGADSRVWHWAHVCSGAKVGDGVSLGQNTFVGNKVTIGDYCKIQNNVSVYDNVHLREGVFCGPSMVFTNVYNPRSLIERKDQYRTTIVEKGATLGANCTIICGITVGEYAFIGAGSVVNRDVKPFALMVGVPAKQIGWMSTFGEQLELPINGQITVKCSHTDQSYRLEGDTLSLVQKSS, encoded by the coding sequence ATGAAATATTTTAAACACGAAACAGCAATTGTCGACGATGGAGCCCAAATTGGTGCCGACAGTCGCGTTTGGCATTGGGCTCATGTGTGTAGCGGAGCCAAAGTGGGTGATGGTGTATCATTAGGACAAAATACATTTGTAGGAAATAAAGTTACGATCGGTGATTACTGTAAAATACAGAATAATGTATCGGTGTACGATAATGTGCACTTAAGGGAAGGCGTGTTCTGCGGGCCTAGCATGGTATTTACTAATGTTTATAACCCACGGTCACTCATTGAGCGCAAAGATCAATATCGGACGACGATTGTTGAGAAAGGTGCAACGCTAGGAGCTAACTGCACCATCATATGTGGAATTACTGTTGGCGAATATGCATTCATTGGTGCAGGTTCTGTCGTGAATCGAGATGTAAAACCATTCGCTCTAATGGTAGGTGTCCCTGCAAAACAGATTGGCTGGATGAGCACCTTTGGGGAGCAGTTGGAGTTGCCGATTAACGGACAAATAACAGTTAAGTGTTCACACACGGATCAATCGTATCGATTAGAAGGCGATACATTATCTCTAGTACAAAAGAGTAGTTAG
- a CDS encoding DegT/DnrJ/EryC1/StrS family aminotransferase → MQFIDLEAQYKHLKEKIDTRIHNVLSHGKYIMGPEVFELETKLAEYIGVKHVITCANGTDALTLAMMALGIQEGDAVFCPTFTFFASAETIAFAHATPIFVDSDEATFNICPKDLEKRIQNVIVEGKLIPKAIVAVDLFGLPANYSKIEAIAQKYGIKIIEDAAQGFGGSIDGKMAGSFGDIATTSFFPAKPLGCYGDGGAVFTNNDHYADLLRSLRIHGKGVDKYDNVRIGINSRLDTIQSAILIEKLNAFPDEIKNRNQLADTYRSRLSEELVTPKTPEGYVSSWAQFTLRSPKRNFHMSEYRKKDIPTMIYYNTCMHDQTAFEYLSDNSCDFPIANILSKEVFSLPMHPYMKNDELELILSIIR, encoded by the coding sequence ATGCAATTTATTGATCTAGAAGCGCAATATAAACACCTTAAAGAGAAAATCGATACTCGTATTCATAACGTGCTTAGTCACGGTAAATACATCATGGGACCTGAAGTATTTGAGTTGGAGACTAAGCTTGCCGAGTATATTGGAGTAAAACATGTAATTACTTGTGCAAATGGAACAGATGCCCTTACGTTAGCGATGATGGCGCTGGGAATTCAAGAGGGTGATGCAGTATTTTGTCCAACTTTCACCTTCTTTGCATCCGCTGAAACTATTGCTTTCGCTCACGCTACCCCAATATTCGTGGATTCAGATGAAGCAACATTTAATATTTGTCCCAAAGACCTCGAAAAACGAATTCAAAATGTTATTGTGGAAGGGAAACTAATTCCCAAAGCTATTGTTGCTGTCGATTTATTTGGTTTACCTGCAAATTATTCTAAAATCGAAGCTATAGCACAAAAGTACGGCATCAAAATAATAGAAGATGCGGCTCAAGGATTTGGTGGGTCAATTGATGGGAAAATGGCAGGCTCTTTTGGTGATATTGCAACGACGAGTTTTTTTCCTGCCAAACCGCTAGGTTGTTATGGTGATGGTGGTGCAGTTTTTACCAATAATGACCACTATGCTGATTTACTACGCTCTCTTCGTATTCACGGTAAGGGTGTCGATAAGTATGACAATGTAAGAATTGGTATAAATAGTCGTTTAGATACTATTCAAAGTGCAATATTAATTGAAAAACTAAATGCCTTCCCTGATGAAATAAAAAATAGAAATCAATTAGCTGATACTTACAGATCTAGATTATCCGAAGAATTGGTTACACCTAAAACCCCAGAAGGTTATGTGAGCTCTTGGGCTCAATTTACATTGAGAAGCCCCAAAAGAAATTTTCATATGAGCGAATATCGAAAAAAGGATATTCCTACGATGATTTATTATAATACTTGCATGCATGACCAAACTGCGTTTGAATATCTATCTGATAATAGTTGTGATTTTCCAATAGCTAATATTCTCTCGAAAGAAGTATTTAGTTTACCTATGCACCCTTATATGAAAAATGATGAATTGGAACTCATATTGAGCATAATTAGATGA